One Candidatus Eisenbacteria bacterium genomic window, ATCCGGACGCTCTCGCCCTCGCCATGGAGCGCCTCCTCGGCGACCGCGCGCTCCGGGAGCGGCTCGCGGCTCGCGCGTCGGAGCGCTCCCGCGCCCACGACCTGGAGGGGGCGGTTCGGCTTTTCGAGGAGATCCTTCTCCCCCTCATGGACCGCGATAATCATTCACGCTCGACCGCCCTTTAGATACGCTTTCAAAAGATCGATAGTAGATAGAGAGCGAATTGCCGGTCTTCGCGCCGGTCCGGGTCCGAAAGAAACCCTTCTTCGGCCGGTCGCGGGGGCGGGCGCCGAGGCGGAGCCCCTCGGGCGAGGCGGGACGATGACAACCCAGTCGCCATCCACGGGGAAAGGAGCGATCCTCGTGATCGCCCCCCAACCCTTTTACGAGGACCGGGGGACGCCGATCGCGGTGCTGCAGCTTCTACGCGCCCTCACCGAGCGGGGGGAACGGGTCGACCTGTTGACCTTTCCCGTCGGCGCCGACATGGAGATCCCCGGCGTCCGCGTGATCCGCGTCGCCAATCCTCTTCGCATCCGAAGCGTTCCGATCGGGTTTTCTTTGCGGAAAGTCCTTCTCGATCTTCTTCTCACGCCGGAGATTCGGCGGCGACTGCGAAGCGGCGCGTACCGCTGCGTCCACGCGGTGGAGGAGTCCGCCTTTCCGGCGGCGCACTACGCCCGCCCCCTCGGCATCCCGGTGATCTACGACATGCAGTCCTACCTCCCGGAACAGATGCGGAAGCATTTCGTTTTTCGCGGTCCCCTCGCCCAACGGGCGCTCCGCCGGTGCGTGCGCCGGCTCGTGCGGCGGTCGGACCGGATCATCTGCAGCAGCGGCTTGGAGGAGCGGGTCCGCGCCCTCGTCCCGAACGCGTGGGTGAGGGAGTGGCGCTTCGCGGGCGAGTTCGCCGAGGCGGTTCCGGCCGAGGAGATCGCCCGCCAGCGGGAACGGCTGGGGATCGGACCGGAACGCCGCGTGATTCTTTACTGTGGAACTTTCGAGTCCTATCAGGGACTGGATCTGCTCGCCAAGGCGATCCCCGAGGTAATGCGCCGCGCGCCGGAGGCGTTTTTCCTCCTGGTCGGCGCGGGAGAGAGAGACGCGCTTCGATTCTTGGGCCTATCGGAAGGGATGTCGCGGAACGGTTCGCTCCGAATCCTCCCTCGCCGGCCCCGCAGGGACCTTTCGGCTTGTCTCGCGCTCGCCGACGTGGCGGTCTCTCCGCGCGCTTTCGGCGACAACCTCCCCCTCAAGGTCTTCGATTACATGACCGCCGGTCTTCCGATCGCCGCCACGGACATCATGGCGCACAGGCGCGTGCTGAACGAAGAGCGAGCCGTCCTCGCGCGGCCGGAAGTCCACGCCCTCACGGACGCCATCGTCCGACTGATCCGGGACCGCGAAGAAGCGGTCCGGCTCGGCGCGGCGGCGCGCGTCTACGCCGAAGCGGAGCTGGGGTGGCCCGCCTTCGTCGGACGCGTCGCCGATCTCTACGAGGGCGTCACGGGGGGCGCGAAGAGTGAGCGCTGACGCCGCGGCCGCGGTTTTTCCCGTCGTTTCGGTGGTGATCCCGGCGCGGAACGAAGAGGCGCGGATCGGCCGAACCGTGCGGGCGGCGCTGGAGCAGCGCCCGGAGGGGACGGAGCTGGAGGCGATCGTGGTGGACGACGGCTCGACGGACGGGACCATCCGCGAGGCGGAGCGGGCCGGCGCGCGGGTGGTCGGCGCGGGCGCTCGCGCCGGGGGGGGACCCGCGGCGGCGCGCAACCGGGGCGCCGAGGCGTCCCGCGGCGATCCGATCCTCTTTCTCGACGCGGACTGCGTCCCCGAACCGGGTTGGCTCCGGGCGATGCTCGATGGGCACCGGTCCGGCGCGGAAGCGGTGGGCGGTCCCCTGGTCCTTCCGCCCGGGGAGTCGATCTCGATCCGGTCGGATTACTACGGCTGCTGCTACCACATGCACCCCCGTCGCCGCCGGGGTCCCGTCCGGCAACACTCTCCCTGCAATCTGAGCGTGAGGCGGGGCGTCTTCCTGAATACCGCCCGTTTCGACGATCGGCGGGCGGTTCGCTTCGCCCATGAAGAGCTTTCCTGGCAGGGGGAATTGGCCGCCGCCGGAGGGACGATTCTCTTCGAGCCCGCGGCGCGCGCGCGCTTCTCCGGGCGGCCCGGTTTCCGGAGCGTTCTCGCGCGGAGCTACCGCTGGGGTCGCGGCGCGGCCGAAGCGAAGGCGGGGCTTCGAATCGTCCGCTGGAGCCGCCTCTACCGTCACCCGCGACTCGTCGCCGTCGCGGGTGTTCCCCTCGGCGCGCTTTCGTTCCTCTACGTGATGGGATGCTGGCTCCGCGCGGGGACGTGGGAGCCGCTCCTCCTCTGGCCCCTGCTCTTCCTTCAGCGGGCCGCCTACGCCGCCGGTTTGGCGCGGGGCGGGCTCGCGGCGGCGAACCTGCGGGCGGACGCCTCGCCCCGCCCACTCGCGAGGGAACGATGAGGGCCGGCGGCGGGTGGACGGCCGCGCTCCGCGCCGCGCGCGGCCGTTGGGAAGGGATCCGCCGGAGCCGGTACCTCCTCCGGAGCTTGGTGATCCGCGACCTGAAGGTGAAGTACCAGCGTTCCTCCCTCGGTTTCCTCTGGACCCTGCTGAACCCTCTTCTCGTGGTCGTTATTCTGACCGCCGTTTTCCGCACCGTGGTGCGGATCCGGATCGAGGGTTATTGGGCTTTTCTCCTGAGCGGTTACTTCGTCTGGAACACGGTGCAGCACACGCTTCTCTCCGGTTCCTACACGCTGCAGGAGCATTCCTCCCTCGCCCGGAGCGTCGCCTTCCCTCGAGAGGTGCTCCTCTTCGGCGCCGCCCTCTCCCGTCTGGTGGAATTTGCCGCCGAGATCCTTCTCGTCCTCGTGGTGATCGTGGCGGCGCATCATCACGGTTTCCCTCCCGGGCTCCTCTTCCTGCCTCTGCTGATCCTTTTTCAATTCCTGATCGCCGCGGGCCTGATGATGCCGGTGGCGGTCCTCTCGACGCGCTTCACCGACGTGCAGCACGCGCTCCCCATCCTGATGACCGCGCTGTTTTATCTCTCGCCGGTGTTCTATCCGGCCTCGATGGTGCCCGATCCCTATCGCGCTTTCTATTTTCTGAATCCCCTCGCCGGGATACTCACCCTCTACCAACAGACGCTCTATGAGGGGCGGATTCCGTCGCCGGCGTTGCTCGGCGTCGTCGCCGCGTCGTCGATCGTCGTGTTCCTCGCGGGGTACGCGGTCTTCCACCGCTCCGAGGAGGCGTGCAATGAACTCCTCTGAGAGTCGCGCCGCCCCCGCGCCGGCGGTGGACTGCCGGGACGTGGTGAAACGTTTTTACTACTACACGCACCGCACCACGACACTCCGCGAGTGGTTCATCCGCGTCGCGCGCCGCCGCCCCGTCGACGTGCGGGGCGCCGAGTTCGTGCTGCGCGGCTTCCGTCTCCGCGTCGATCCGGGCGAGGCGGTCGCGCTCATCGGGCCGAACGGATCGGGAAAGAGCACCGTTCTCCGGCTCATCGCCGGCATCTACAAGCCGACCGAGGGAACGATCCGCGTGGAGGGACGCTTGGCGGCGGTGATGGACCTCGGCGTCGGCTTCCATCCGGAGCTGACCGGCACGGAGAACGCGCGCGTCTCCGGCGCGATCCTCGGCATGAGGCCGGCGGAGCTGGACAGGCGTTTTCCCGAGATCCTCGCTTTCGCGGAGATCGGTGATTTCCTGGACACGCCGGTGAAGTACTACTCCTCGGGGATGCGTGCGCGCCTCGCCTTCGCCGTCTCCCTCGGCGTGCGTCCCGACGTGCTCCTCCTGGACGAGGTTCTCGCGGTGGGGGACGAGAGTTTTCGCGGGCGCTGCCTGGAGAGGCTGCGCGCGCACCGCCGGGAAGGGGGAACGTTGATCCTCACGAGCCACGATCTGGGCGCGGTGACGGAGCTTTGCGATCGAGCGGTTTGGCTCGAAGGAGGGGAGATCCGAGCGGTCGGTCCCGCCTCGGCGGTGACCGAGGCGTATCGGGAGGCGGCGGCCCGGACCGGCGCGGGCGCCTGACCGTCGCCTCCTTGACGGGTGGGAAAGTCGGTGAAGGGAGGATGTGCCTTCCCTCGCTCAGGATCCCGGCGGCCGGTAGATCGCCGCGGTGATCGCCCCG contains:
- a CDS encoding glycosyltransferase, whose protein sequence is MSADAAAAVFPVVSVVIPARNEEARIGRTVRAALEQRPEGTELEAIVVDDGSTDGTIREAERAGARVVGAGARAGGGPAAARNRGAEASRGDPILFLDADCVPEPGWLRAMLDGHRSGAEAVGGPLVLPPGESISIRSDYYGCCYHMHPRRRRGPVRQHSPCNLSVRRGVFLNTARFDDRRAVRFAHEELSWQGELAAAGGTILFEPAARARFSGRPGFRSVLARSYRWGRGAAEAKAGLRIVRWSRLYRHPRLVAVAGVPLGALSFLYVMGCWLRAGTWEPLLLWPLLFLQRAAYAAGLARGGLAAANLRADASPRPLARER
- a CDS encoding glycosyltransferase family 4 protein; the protein is MTTQSPSTGKGAILVIAPQPFYEDRGTPIAVLQLLRALTERGERVDLLTFPVGADMEIPGVRVIRVANPLRIRSVPIGFSLRKVLLDLLLTPEIRRRLRSGAYRCVHAVEESAFPAAHYARPLGIPVIYDMQSYLPEQMRKHFVFRGPLAQRALRRCVRRLVRRSDRIICSSGLEERVRALVPNAWVREWRFAGEFAEAVPAEEIARQRERLGIGPERRVILYCGTFESYQGLDLLAKAIPEVMRRAPEAFFLLVGAGERDALRFLGLSEGMSRNGSLRILPRRPRRDLSACLALADVAVSPRAFGDNLPLKVFDYMTAGLPIAATDIMAHRRVLNEERAVLARPEVHALTDAIVRLIRDREEAVRLGAAARVYAEAELGWPAFVGRVADLYEGVTGGAKSER
- a CDS encoding ABC transporter ATP-binding protein — translated: MNSSESRAAPAPAVDCRDVVKRFYYYTHRTTTLREWFIRVARRRPVDVRGAEFVLRGFRLRVDPGEAVALIGPNGSGKSTVLRLIAGIYKPTEGTIRVEGRLAAVMDLGVGFHPELTGTENARVSGAILGMRPAELDRRFPEILAFAEIGDFLDTPVKYYSSGMRARLAFAVSLGVRPDVLLLDEVLAVGDESFRGRCLERLRAHRREGGTLILTSHDLGAVTELCDRAVWLEGGEIRAVGPASAVTEAYREAAARTGAGA
- a CDS encoding ABC transporter permease, which encodes MRAGGGWTAALRAARGRWEGIRRSRYLLRSLVIRDLKVKYQRSSLGFLWTLLNPLLVVVILTAVFRTVVRIRIEGYWAFLLSGYFVWNTVQHTLLSGSYTLQEHSSLARSVAFPREVLLFGAALSRLVEFAAEILLVLVVIVAAHHHGFPPGLLFLPLLILFQFLIAAGLMMPVAVLSTRFTDVQHALPILMTALFYLSPVFYPASMVPDPYRAFYFLNPLAGILTLYQQTLYEGRIPSPALLGVVAASSIVVFLAGYAVFHRSEEACNELL